In Candidatus Polarisedimenticolaceae bacterium, the genomic stretch CCGACCGACTTCTACGGGTTCACCCTCAACTGGCAAGGGGTGGAAGAGCCGATGTCCGAGGTGACCCAGAATCCTCCGCTCGCGGCGTATTACCTCGCCCTCGTCGGGTGGCTTTTCGGATGGAGCGAGCGCGCGATGCACGCGGGGTTCCTGCTCCCGGCGCTGCTCGCGGTGCTCGGCACGTACCGATTGGCGCACGTCCTCGGCACGGACTCGATGCGGTCGGCGATCGCGACGTTGGCGGCACCGGTGTTCGTGGTCTCCGGCACGAGCCTCATGGGCGACATGATGCTGCTCGCCTCGTGGGTGTGGGCGATCGCCCTCTGGATCGAGGGGCTTCGGCTCGGAAACGCGACGCGACTCGGGTTCGCCGCGCTCCTCGTCGCGGCGGCCGCGCTGACCAAGTATTTCGGGATCTCGCTCGTGCCGCTGCTGTTCGTGGTCTCGTGGATGGAAACCGGACGCCTCGGCCGGTGGACGGCGATCCTCCTCCTTCCGGTCGCCGCCCTCGTGGGGTATCAGGCCCTGACCGAATCGCTGTACGGCACCGGACTGCTCGGGAACGCCGCCGCGTATGCGTCCGATTTCCGGGTCGGCGGCGGACTGCTCTCCAAGGCGATCACGGGGCTCGCGTTCAGTGGGGGCTGCATCGTCCTCCTCCTGACCGCGGCGCCGCTGCTCTGGGGAAAACGAGCGCTCCTCTTCGGCATTCCCGCGGCCGGGGTCGTCGGGGCGATCGTCGTGGCGATGCGGCAGGTGGGGGAGTTCCACGTCACCCGACCCCAGGGGATCGCCTGGTCGTTCGTCGCGCAGGTGTCGCTGCTCGTCGTCGCGGGAACGGGGCTGCTCGTCCTGGCGGTCGCGGACTGGAGGCGGCGACGCTCCGCCGACTCGGTGCTGCTCCTCCTCTGGGTCGGCGGGACGCTCGCCTTCACGTGCCTCGTCAACTGGACGGTCAGTGCGCGCAACCTGCTGCCGCTGGTTCCCGCGGCCTCCCTGCTCGTGGTGCGGCGGCTCGAGTCGAGCGGGCACGTTCGCGATCGAGCCGGACGCGCACGCGTGACGCTCGCGGTGGGGGCGTCGCTCGCGGTGGCGCTGCTCGTCGCGTGGGCGGATTACGCCTTGGCGGGTTCCGCGCGGACCGCCGCACGATCGCTGGTCCGGGAGCCGAACGGGACCTCGAACGCCTTTGCATTCCAGGGGCACTGGGGCTTCCAGTACTACATGCAGGAGCTCGGTGCCCGTCCGCTCGACCGGGACGAGCCGCGTTACCACGCGGACGAGGCGGTCGTCGTTCCGGTGGGGAACAGCTACCTCTTCCCCGTTCCGGCGGAGCGTCGCGTCTCGCGGGTCGTGCACGCGTTCCGGACCCTTCCGGGGTTGACCACGATGAGCGCGCGCCTGGGGGCGGGTTTCTATTCGGACGGTTGGGGGCCCCTGCCGTTCGCCTTCGGCCGCATTCCCGCCGAGGAGTACGTGGTCTACCGGATGCGGTGACGGGACCCGGCCCCCGCGGGAACCCTTCCTGCCACGATCGGCACGAACCACACACCGTAACCGTCCGCGTCGCGAATCGTCGCGAGCATGTCCTCGAAGTGCGCGAGGAACTCCTCCCGCGTGACCGTCGTGTGCGTGGAGACCGAGTCGGCATAACCGTCGCGCCACGATTCCCAGATCCTCGCGAAGGTCTCGCGGGGCACGCGCACCGTATCGACGATCGCGTAGTCGACGCGGATCTCCTCGAGTCCCAGCGCGCGCAGCATCCGGTACGCCTTGCGGCCGACGTGCAGGTCGGTGCCGAGCGCGCGGCCGAACTCGACGGGACCCGTTCCCCAGAAGGCGTCGGCGTCCCGGTTCCGCGGCTCGAAGTGGATCATCCCGTAGTCCTCGGCGATCACGTGAAGCCACCCGCCGGAACGGGTGACGCGCTCGAGCTCGGCGAGGACCTCCTCCGGGTGCGGGATCGCCTGGAGAACGTGGCGGCAGACGACGAGGTCGAACGACGCGTCGGGAAGGCCGAGGTCGTAGACGCTGCGGTTCTCGTAGGTCGCGCGCGCGCCGAGAGGCGCACTCTCGCGGCGCGCGAGGTCGAGGTGCTCCTCGATGATGTCGACCCCGAGGACGGTCGCCGCAGGGTACGCCGAGGCCAGGCGCCGCGTGATCTCGCCGGTTCCGCACCCCGCATCGAGAATGCGGGCGTGGTCGGGGAGTCCGTAGCGGCGCAGCAGCACGGACTCCTGCGGCCAGATCGCCTCGGCCTGGGCGGCCAGGGTCCGTACCATCGACTCGTCGGCCATCTCCCGGGCCTGCGGGTTCAGCGGGTCGTCCATCCCCGGATTGTCCCACCGAACTCCCGGGGCGAAGCCGCCCTACCGCACGAGGCTGAACGTCGCGAACATCGCGAGCCAGATCCCCGCGAGGAAGTGCCAATAGAGCGAGACGTTCGCCAAGCGCTCCATTCCCGGCCCGTCTTCGCGCAGGAACGACGCGTGCCTCGCCAGCGAGGTCATGGGGAGAAGTCCGCCGGCCGCGTGCAGCAGGTGGAGTCCGACCAGGAACAGGACGAGGAAGTAGACGACCGACCGCTCGCCGCCCGCGGGGCGATAACGCTCCACGAGCAGGACGAGGCCGGGAACCTGCAGCGCCACGAAGGCCCAGCCGAGGCCGGCTGCGAGGCGGAACGCCCGGCGCGCCTGGAAGGGGAGGAGCATCCGCGCCCACTGCATCGCCTGGAACGCGACGGCGCTGCTGACGAACAGGACGAAGGTGCTGACCCACAACCACGCCGGGAGCGAGGGGAGCGCGCCGTGCATCGCGTCCTTCACCAGGTGGCTTCCCGCCCCCGTGCGCGCGATCACGTAGAGGACCAGACCCGCACCGAACGTGACGGTGAGGGCCCCGAGGAGTACCGCGACGCCCAACCGGGCGACCGATGCGGGGCGGGGGAGGGTCGACGTCGACATGGCCGCCTCCTTTCTCGTCTCCCGCACGTTACGCCTTTCGCGGCGCGGCGAGGCTTGTGGCGGGTCAAGCGGCGGCGGCGCTAGGCTTCGCGCAAGGAGGAAACCATGGTCGCTCCACGCCTGAAGGACTTCCTGGACTCCCACCACGTCAAATACGTGGTGTGCCAACACTCCCCGGCGTTCACCGCGCAGGAGGTCGCCGCCTCCGCGCACGTGAAGGGGAAGGATTTCGCGAAAACGGTCGTTCTCAAGATCGAGGGAAAACTGGCCCTCGCCGTCCTTCCGGCGAGCCAGCGCGTGGCCTTCGATGCGCTTCGGGAAACGGTCGGGACCGACAAGGTCGAGCTCGCGACCGAGGCCGAGTTCAAGGCGGCGTTCCCCGGGTGCGAGCTGGGCGCGATGCCCCCGTTCGGAAACCTCTTCGGGATGGAGACCTACGTGTCCGCGCGCCTGGCCAAGGACGAGGAGATCGCCTTCAACGCCGGCACGCACACCGAGGTGCTCCGGATGAAGTACGCCGACTTCGAGAGGCTCGTGACGCCGAAGGTGACGTCGATCACCTGGCCGCAGTAGGCGGCGACGACGGCGGCCCGAACCCTCGGCCCGGGCCGCCGTGCCTTGCCCCTAGTCGATGACGCGGATGTTCCGCGCCTCGCAGATCTCCTTGAGCCGCTTGGGCCACACCGTCGCGCTCACCTCGCCCAGGTGCGCCTTGCGCAGCAGGAGCATCGCCGTGCGCGACTGGCCGATCCCGCCCCCGATCGACAGCGGGATCTCGTCGTTCAGGATCGCGCGGTGGTAGGGAAGGTCCAGGAAATGCAGCTGCCCCGTGAGCTCGAGCTGCTGGCGGAGCGTCTCCTTGGTGACGCGGATCCCCATCGACGACAGCTCGTGGCGGCGCTTGGTCACGGGATTCCACACGAGGATGTCCCCGTTCAGGCCGTGCATCGGTCGGCCGTCCGCCGCGACGGTGGGCGTGCACCAGTCGTCGTAGTCGGCGGCGCGCATCTCGTGCGGGTAGCCGTCCTCGAGGACCCAGCCGATCCCGATGATGAACAGCGCGGGGTGCTGCTGGAGGATGCGCGTCTCGCGCTGCTTGCGGGGGAGGTCAGGGTACATGTCGAGCAGTTCCTCGGCGTGCAGGAAGGTCAGCTCGTCGGGGAGCTCGGGATAACGCGGGTCGCGCAGCTTGGGGAAGATCTCGAGGACGTACTTCTCGGCGCCGCGGAGGACCTTCCAGATCTTCCGTACCGTGTCCTTGAGGTAGTCGAGATTGCGCTCCCGGGCGGTGATGACCTTCTCCCAGTCCCACTGGTCGACGTAGGCGCTGTGGTCGTGGTCGAGGAAGTAGTCCTTGCGCACCGCCCGCATGTCGGTGTTGATCCCCTCGCCGACCTCGCACCGGAACTGCTTCAGCGCCATCCGCTTCCACTTCGTCGCGGCCTGGACGACCTGGCAGTCGAGCCGCTTGTCGAGCCCCAGGCCGCAGGGGAAGTCGATCGGGGTCCGCGAACCGTCGCGGTCGAGGTAGTCGTTGACGCCGCTCTCCTTCGTCACGATCAGCGGAACCTCGACCTGGAACAGGTTCAGCTCCTGGCAGAGGTGGTCCTCCACGTAGCGCTTCAGGGCGTGGAGGGCGAGCTGGGTCTCTTTCGGGTCGAGGAGCGGACGGTAGTCCGTCGGCAGGATCTTCTCGACTTCGTCGTAGGTGGAGATGCCGGGACCGGCGAGATCGTCGACCTTCGTGCTCATGCGCGCCTTCCCTCCCGAGGGGGAACGGGATTCCCGCCTCGACTGGGGCGTCGGGGGGCCCGGAACGCGCTCGCGGGGCCTCGGGCGCGGCCGATGCGCGGCCGACGCCGTTGGGGTGGAACGCTAGCACCGCCGCGGCCGGCGGGATCTAACAACGGTCACGGCTCCTTGCGGTGCAGCTTCACCGGGGTCCCGCGCCGAAGGCGCAGGTTGAGCATCTCGACGAAGATCGAGAAGCCCATCGCGAAATAGACGTACCCCTTCGGAACGTGGACGTCGAACCCCTCGGCGACGAGGCTCATGCCGATGAGCAGGAGGAAGCTCAGCGCGAGCATCTTCACGGTCGGATGGCGGTCGACGAACCTGCTGATCGCTCCGGCGAAGAGCATCATGATCGCCACGGAGATCATGACCGCCAGGATCATCACGGCGAGCTCGCGCGCCATCCCCACCGCGGTGATCACCGAGTCGAGGGAGAAAACGATGTCGAGGAGCGCGATCTGCACGAGCACCGCCCCGAACGAGGCGGCGGCGCGCCCGGTGCGCTCGTGTTCCTCCCCCTCGAGCTTGTCGTGGATCTCGAAGGTGCTCTTGGCGAGGAGGAACAACCCGCCGAGGACGAGGATCAGGTCCCTCCCCGAGATCGCCTGCCCGAGGACGGTGAAGAGCGGCGCGGTGAGCTTGACGATCCAGGCGAGGGACATCAGCAGCAGGACGCGCGTCCCCATGGCGAGCAGGAGCCCGAGCCTCCGGGCCCGGGGGCGTTGCGCCTCGGGGAGCTTCCCCGCGAGGATCGAGATGAAGATGATGTTGTCGATGCCCAGGACCGTCTCGAGGAGCGTCAGCGTCGCGAGAGCGGCCCAGCTTTCCGGTTGTGCCATCCAGTCGAACACGGGTGCCCCCTGTCGAGGCCACGGATTATAGGGGCGTGGCACAATGCGCCGTCCGTGAACCGCCGCCCCCTCCTCCTCGCGACCAACGACGACGGCGTCGACGCCCCCGGGCTCGCCGCGCTCGCCGCAGCCGTGGCCTCCCTCGGGGAGGTCGTGATCGTCGCCCCGGACCGCGAGCGCAGCGGAGCCTCCCATGCCCTGACCCTGTCCCGGCCGCTTCGGGTCCGCGAGCGTGGCGCGGGGAGGTACGCGGTGGACGGCACGCCCACCGACTGCGTCCACCTGGGGGTCTTCAACCTGACCGGGGGACGGCTTCCCGATCTCGTGATCTCCGGGATCAACCGCGGACTGAACGTGGGCGACGACGTCACGTATTCGGGAACCGTCGCCGGCGCGATGGAGGGAACGCTCCTCCACGTTCCGTCGCTGGCCTTCTCGACGCAGCCCGGCGAGGACGGCGAGGCGGACTATCGCGCCGCGGCGGCCTTCGCCGCCGCGCTCGCCGCCGAGGTCCTCGCGCGCGGGCTCCCCCCCGGGGTCTTTCTGAACGTGAACGTCCCGCGGGCCCCCACGGGGGAGGTCCGCATCACCCGGCAGGGGACGCGGACCTACCGCGCGGCCGCCGTCGAGCGGCTCGATCCGTCGGGACGTCCTTACTTCTGGATCGCCGGGGCCGACTCCACCCCAGCGGGGGAGCCCGACGGCGACCACGTCGCGATCGCCAGCGGCGCGATCTCGGTCAGCCCCCTCCAGGCCGACCTGACGCACGCGCCTTCGCTCGAAGCACTCCTCGGTCGGATGCCTCGCTCGTGGTGAGCGACGCGCGGATCCGCCGCCAACGACTCGTACGCGACCTCGAAGCGCGGGGGATCACCTCGCGCCCCGTGCTCGACGCGATCGGAGAGATCCCGCGGGAGCGGTTCGTGGAGGACGCGCTCGGCGCGAAGGCGTACGGCGATTCGGCGCTCCCGATCGGCGAGCACCAGACGATCTCGCAGCCCTGGATCGTCGCGCGCATGTGCGAGCTGCTCCTTCCCGACGGCCGGGGGAGGGTGCTCGAGATCGGCACCGGCTCCGGCTACCACGCGGCGGTCCTCTCGAAGCTCTTCGAGCAGGTCTACACCGTGGAGCGCCTCCCCTCGTTGTCCCGCCGCGCTCGGGAGACGGTGCGCGCTCTCGCGATCGAGAACGTCCACTTCAAGATCTTCGACGGCACCTACGGGTGGAGCGAGTTCGCCCCCTACCGCGCGATCGTGGTCACCGCGGCGGCTCCCGGCCTGCCGCAGCCGCTGCTCGATCAACTCGACGACGGCGGCCTGCTCGTGCTCCCCGTGGCGGCGCAGCGCCCCCCCGACGGCGGAGAGGGGGACGGGCAGACGCTCGTCCGGGTCGTGCGGCAAGGAGCGCGATTCGAGCGGGAGGATCACGGCCCGTGCCGCTTCGTTCCCCTGCTCGGAAAGTTCGGGTGGTCGGGTTGACGGATTGTTGCTAGTATCCGCCGCGTTTTTCCGGTCGGGGCGTAGCGCAGCCTGGTAGCGCACCTGGTTCGGGACCAGGGGGTCCCGCGTTCAAATCGCGGCGCCCCGACCAACTTTTTTCCCCTCGAGGGGAGCGGAAAAACGGAAGACGGGGTTCGACGGATGCTGGTCGCCGATCTCAAGCGCATCATCCGCGAGATCCCGGATCACCCCAAGCCGGGGATCCTTTTCTACGACCTCACCCCGGTTTTCCGGCATCCCGACGCCCTGCGCTCCGTGGTTTCGCGCATGGTGGAGCGGTACAAGGGGGAGCCGATCGACGTCGTCTGCGGGATCGAGGCGCGAGGATTCGTCCTCGCGGCGCCGATCGCCCTCGAGCTCGGGGTCGGACTCGCGCTCGTGCGGAAGGTCGGCAAGCTCCCGTGGGAGAAAGAGGCCGAGCACTACGCGCTCGAGTACGGGACGGGAACCCTCGAGATGCACCGGGACGCCGTCGCCGCGGGGCAGCGCGTGCTGGTGGTCGACGACCTGCTGGCGACGGGGGGAACCGCGCAGGCCACCGGCCGGCTCGTGCGACGCCTCGGCGGGGTGGTGCAGGGATACGCATTTCTCGTGGAGCTGGGCTTCCTCGACGGACGGGCACCGCTGGGCGAGGACGCCAGCGTGTTCAGCCTCATCCACTATGATTGACCCGTTTCGGGGGCCTGTAGCTCAGTACGGATAGAGCAGGAGTTTCCTAAACTCAAGGTCGCAGGTTCAAGTCCTGCCAGGCCCACCACGATCCGGGTGCGGAGCGCGACGATGACGCAGAAGACGTCCCGTAAGGAGTTGCTCAAGGACGACATGGTCGTCGAGTCCTCCGTCGAAATCGTGGACTGGCTCGAGAAACACAAGCCCCAGATCGTCCGCGGCGCGGCCGCGTTCGCCGCGCTCGTCGTGATCGTGGCGGCGTGGACGTGGTGGTCGGGGAGCCAGCGCCGGGAAGCCCAGCGCCGGTTCGACGAGGGGATGCGCCTGCTCCGCCCGCAGGCCGCCCAGGGTGCCCCCGTCGAGCCCAAGCCCGCCGAGGCGCTCGCCGCGTTCGAGACCGCCGCGTCGAAGGGCGGGGACTCCGCCATCGGCCGCGCGGCCCGGTACTACCACGCGGTTTGCCTGCTGGAGCTCGGCCGTGGAGCCGATGCGGTGCCGCTTTTGGAATCGGTCGTCGGGGCGGCGCGCACCGGAGCGCTGGCCGACAGCGCGCGCGCGATGCTCGCGAAGGCCTACGAGGCCTCGGGAGCCGTCGACAAGGCCGAGTCGCTGCTGCGCGAGATCGCCGCCTCCACGGACGGAACGTTCCCGCCGGACGTCGCATTGCTGCGCGTGGGCCAGCTGCTCCAGCGCCAGGGGAAGACCGACGAGGCACGCCGGACGTTCCAGGAGGTCGTGACGCGGTTCCCGCAGGGTTCGGGTGCGGCCGAGGCGAGGGCCTCGCTGACGGCGCTTTCTCAGTAGCGCCGCCCCTCCTCGTTCCCTGCCTCGTCCTCGGCGACGATCTTGTAGAAAACGAGCGGGGTGACGAGCGCCTGGGGATCCCGGTCCTCGAACCACGTCCGGTCGGTCTCTCCCAGCTCGAAGGCGCGGATCGAGAAGAAGAACGATTTCTTCTGGTAGCGGTACACCTTGTACTTGGCCACGCGCTCGGGCCGGCCTTCCCGGTCCGTGTTCACCGGCGTCCAGCGCAGGTGCACCACCTGCTCGCGACGGTCGATCCGCATGTCGACCCCCTCCACGTCGGCGGGGGGGACGGCGTCGACCACGAAGGTCCCCTCGTCCTCGGCCTTGACCCAGTCCACGCCGTTCCAGGCGTAGGCGCGCCACGACCACGCGCCGTGGCCGAGGGGCTCGCGCGTGCGGAAGGCCCCGCCCCACTCGTCGCCGGCGAGGAGAAACGCCCAGCCGTTCTCGTCTTTGGTCTGATCGATCGTCCGATCGATCGTGTCGAAGTCGTCCCGGCTCAGCTCGATCTTGAAGCGCATCTTGTGGACGTCGGTGCCGTCCACGAGGACCTTGAAGACCGGCTTGGGCCCGACCGTCTCTCCGGACGCCGGGAATCCGGCTCGGACCGACTCGAGCACCTGGGCGCTCGCCGCGGAGCCGAGGAGGAAGGCGGCCAGACACACGACTCGACGCACGCGAACCTCCGACCGCAATTTATACGCTCAAGGCCGGGGCGGGGCCACGCGACTCAGAACGGGATATCGTCCTCGCCGTACGCGGCACCCGGCTCCGCGACCTCGTCGGCCGCCGCGGGCGCGCCTGCGGAGGCTCCGACGGGGGCGCGGTCCTCGGCGCGGCCGAGCAGCTGCAGCCGCTGCGCCTTCACTTCCGTGGTGTAGCGCTTGTTCCCGTCCCGATCGGTCCACTCGCGCGTCTGCAGCGAGCCCTCGATGTAGACCTGGCGTCCCTTTCGGAGGTACTCGGCGGCGATCTCGGCCTGTTTGCCCCAGACCACGATCCGGTGCCACTCGGTCTTTTCCTTCTTCTCGCCGTTCGGATCGGTCCAGCGCTCGGTCGTCGCCATCGTGAAGTTGGCGACGGGAGAGCCGCCCGGCGTGTACCGGATCTCGGGATCGCGGCCGAGGTTGCCGATGAGGATGACCTTGTTCACGCTTGCCATGGGAACTCCGGTGGGAGGCGGACGAACGGGACCCGGCGACTCTAACGGCCGCGCCGACGCCGTGTCAAGGCGGCCACGCGGCGCTTGTGGCGGGGCCGGGGAATCCCGATAATGCGGCGCCGTTTACCTCGATGAGCGAATCCCGGAGCCTCCTGCGCAGCGCGGGCGCGATGAGCGCCGCCACCTTCGTGAGCCGCATTCTCGGGCTCGCGCGGGAACAGGCGCAGGCCTATTACTTCGGCGCGGGCTTCGCGACCGACGCCTTCAACGCGGCGTTCCGCATCCCGAACCTCCTGCGCGACCTCTTCGCCGAGGGGGCCATGTCCTCCGCGTTCGTTCCCACGTTCACCGCGACGCGCGAGCGGGAAGGGGAGGAGGCCGCATGGCGGCTCGCGAGCCGGACGATCACCGTCCTCGTCGTCGTCCTCGGAGCGTTCACCCTGCTCCTGCTCGCCGGCGCGCCGTGGATCCTGCGCGTCTACACCCCGGGTTTCGCTCCGGACAAGCTCGCGCTCGCCGCCACGATGACCCGGATCCTCTCCCCGTTCCTGCTGTGCGTCGCCCTCGCGGCGCTCGCGATGGGGGTGCTCAACACGCTGCGCGTGTTCTTCCTCCCCGCGCTCGCCCCCGCGTGGTTCAACGTGGCCTGCATCGCCGGGATGATCGTGCTTCCGCCCCTGCTCGTGCCCGCGGGGCTCGACCCGATCCTGTCGCTGGCGATCGGCGCGATGGCGGGGGGGATCCTGCAGTTCGCGGTGCAGCTCCCCACGATGCGACGAAGGGGCTTCCGGTTCCGGTGGGAGTTCTCCCCGCGCGATCCGGGGGTGGTTCGGATCGCCGGCCTGATGCTCCCGGCGACCTTCGGTCTCGCGGCGACGCAGATCAATCTGCTCGTGGACACCTCCCTCGCGTCCCGGTTCGGCGACGGCCCCATCTCGTGGCTCCAGTGCGCGTTCCGGCTGATCCAGCTCCCGATCGGCCTGTTCGGCGTCGCGATCGCGACGGCGAACCTCGCGCGGGTGTCCCGCGACCGGGCCCGCGGCGATCACGAGGCGATGCGGCGCAACCTCGGCGGGGCGATCCGCGCGGCGGCGCTGCTGACGCTCCCCGCGACCGCGGGGCTCGTGGCGCTGCGGGAGCCGATCATCCGGGTGCTGTTCGAGCACGGGAAGTTCGACGCGACGGCGACGACGGCCACGGGCGCCGCCCTGCTCTGCTACGCGCTGGGGTTGCACGCGTACGCGGTCACGAAGATCCAGGTCCCGGTCTTCTACGCCCTCGGGGAGACTCGTGTCCCCGTCGTCTCCTCGGCGATCTCGGTCGCGGCGAAGATCGCCGCGAACTTCGCGCTGATCGCGCTGCTCCCGCACCTGGGTCTCGATCCCTTCCTCGCGCTCGCCCTCACCACGTCCCTCGCCGCGTGGCTCAACCTGGGCCTGCTGGGTTGGGGAAGCCGCAAGCGCCTGGGCTCGCTCGCGGGGCTGGGGGTGGTCCCGACGACGCTGAAGATGGCGCTGGTTTCGGTCGTGCTCGGGTTCGCCGCCGCGGGGGTCCACGCGGGACTCGTTTCCGCGTGGCCCGCGAGCGGGCTCGTGCCGGAGATCGTG encodes the following:
- a CDS encoding glycosyltransferase family 39 protein, translated to MNPSSRAGAVPLALPRSRPALASGLLLTALTLGVFLPFLGKAVHIDDPLFVWTARQILSDPTDFYGFTLNWQGVEEPMSEVTQNPPLAAYYLALVGWLFGWSERAMHAGFLLPALLAVLGTYRLAHVLGTDSMRSAIATLAAPVFVVSGTSLMGDMMLLASWVWAIALWIEGLRLGNATRLGFAALLVAAAALTKYFGISLVPLLFVVSWMETGRLGRWTAILLLPVAALVGYQALTESLYGTGLLGNAAAYASDFRVGGGLLSKAITGLAFSGGCIVLLLTAAPLLWGKRALLFGIPAAGVVGAIVVAMRQVGEFHVTRPQGIAWSFVAQVSLLVVAGTGLLVLAVADWRRRRSADSVLLLLWVGGTLAFTCLVNWTVSARNLLPLVPAASLLVVRRLESSGHVRDRAGRARVTLAVGASLAVALLVAWADYALAGSARTAARSLVREPNGTSNAFAFQGHWGFQYYMQELGARPLDRDEPRYHADEAVVVPVGNSYLFPVPAERRVSRVVHAFRTLPGLTTMSARLGAGFYSDGWGPLPFAFGRIPAEEYVVYRMR
- a CDS encoding methyltransferase domain-containing protein, with the translated sequence MDDPLNPQAREMADESMVRTLAAQAEAIWPQESVLLRRYGLPDHARILDAGCGTGEITRRLASAYPAATVLGVDIIEEHLDLARRESAPLGARATYENRSVYDLGLPDASFDLVVCRHVLQAIPHPEEVLAELERVTRSGGWLHVIAEDYGMIHFEPRNRDADAFWGTGPVEFGRALGTDLHVGRKAYRMLRALGLEEIRVDYAIVDTVRVPRETFARIWESWRDGYADSVSTHTTVTREEFLAHFEDMLATIRDADGYGVWFVPIVAGRVPAGAGSRHRIR
- a CDS encoding YbaK/EbsC family protein — encoded protein: MVAPRLKDFLDSHHVKYVVCQHSPAFTAQEVAASAHVKGKDFAKTVVLKIEGKLALAVLPASQRVAFDALRETVGTDKVELATEAEFKAAFPGCELGAMPPFGNLFGMETYVSARLAKDEEIAFNAGTHTEVLRMKYADFERLVTPKVTSITWPQ
- the asnA gene encoding aspartate--ammonia ligase; the protein is MSTKVDDLAGPGISTYDEVEKILPTDYRPLLDPKETQLALHALKRYVEDHLCQELNLFQVEVPLIVTKESGVNDYLDRDGSRTPIDFPCGLGLDKRLDCQVVQAATKWKRMALKQFRCEVGEGINTDMRAVRKDYFLDHDHSAYVDQWDWEKVITARERNLDYLKDTVRKIWKVLRGAEKYVLEIFPKLRDPRYPELPDELTFLHAEELLDMYPDLPRKQRETRILQQHPALFIIGIGWVLEDGYPHEMRAADYDDWCTPTVAADGRPMHGLNGDILVWNPVTKRRHELSSMGIRVTKETLRQQLELTGQLHFLDLPYHRAILNDEIPLSIGGGIGQSRTAMLLLRKAHLGEVSATVWPKRLKEICEARNIRVID
- a CDS encoding TerC family protein, yielding MFDWMAQPESWAALATLTLLETVLGIDNIIFISILAGKLPEAQRPRARRLGLLLAMGTRVLLLMSLAWIVKLTAPLFTVLGQAISGRDLILVLGGLFLLAKSTFEIHDKLEGEEHERTGRAAASFGAVLVQIALLDIVFSLDSVITAVGMARELAVMILAVMISVAIMMLFAGAISRFVDRHPTVKMLALSFLLLIGMSLVAEGFDVHVPKGYVYFAMGFSIFVEMLNLRLRRGTPVKLHRKEP
- the surE gene encoding 5'/3'-nucleotidase SurE; the encoded protein is MNRRPLLLATNDDGVDAPGLAALAAAVASLGEVVIVAPDRERSGASHALTLSRPLRVRERGAGRYAVDGTPTDCVHLGVFNLTGGRLPDLVISGINRGLNVGDDVTYSGTVAGAMEGTLLHVPSLAFSTQPGEDGEADYRAAAAFAAALAAEVLARGLPPGVFLNVNVPRAPTGEVRITRQGTRTYRAAAVERLDPSGRPYFWIAGADSTPAGEPDGDHVAIASGAISVSPLQADLTHAPSLEALLGRMPRSW
- a CDS encoding protein-L-isoaspartate(D-aspartate) O-methyltransferase, producing MSDARIRRQRLVRDLEARGITSRPVLDAIGEIPRERFVEDALGAKAYGDSALPIGEHQTISQPWIVARMCELLLPDGRGRVLEIGTGSGYHAAVLSKLFEQVYTVERLPSLSRRARETVRALAIENVHFKIFDGTYGWSEFAPYRAIVVTAAAPGLPQPLLDQLDDGGLLVLPVAAQRPPDGGEGDGQTLVRVVRQGARFEREDHGPCRFVPLLGKFGWSG
- a CDS encoding adenine phosphoribosyltransferase; the protein is MLVADLKRIIREIPDHPKPGILFYDLTPVFRHPDALRSVVSRMVERYKGEPIDVVCGIEARGFVLAAPIALELGVGLALVRKVGKLPWEKEAEHYALEYGTGTLEMHRDAVAAGQRVLVVDDLLATGGTAQATGRLVRRLGGVVQGYAFLVELGFLDGRAPLGEDASVFSLIHYD
- a CDS encoding tetratricopeptide repeat protein; its protein translation is MTQKTSRKELLKDDMVVESSVEIVDWLEKHKPQIVRGAAAFAALVVIVAAWTWWSGSQRREAQRRFDEGMRLLRPQAAQGAPVEPKPAEALAAFETAASKGGDSAIGRAARYYHAVCLLELGRGADAVPLLESVVGAARTGALADSARAMLAKAYEASGAVDKAESLLREIAASTDGTFPPDVALLRVGQLLQRQGKTDEARRTFQEVVTRFPQGSGAAEARASLTALSQ
- a CDS encoding single-stranded DNA-binding protein, encoding MNKVILIGNLGRDPEIRYTPGGSPVANFTMATTERWTDPNGEKKEKTEWHRIVVWGKQAEIAAEYLRKGRQVYIEGSLQTREWTDRDGNKRYTTEVKAQRLQLLGRAEDRAPVGASAGAPAAADEVAEPGAAYGEDDIPF
- the murJ gene encoding murein biosynthesis integral membrane protein MurJ, with amino-acid sequence MSESRSLLRSAGAMSAATFVSRILGLAREQAQAYYFGAGFATDAFNAAFRIPNLLRDLFAEGAMSSAFVPTFTATREREGEEAAWRLASRTITVLVVVLGAFTLLLLAGAPWILRVYTPGFAPDKLALAATMTRILSPFLLCVALAALAMGVLNTLRVFFLPALAPAWFNVACIAGMIVLPPLLVPAGLDPILSLAIGAMAGGILQFAVQLPTMRRRGFRFRWEFSPRDPGVVRIAGLMLPATFGLAATQINLLVDTSLASRFGDGPISWLQCAFRLIQLPIGLFGVAIATANLARVSRDRARGDHEAMRRNLGGAIRAAALLTLPATAGLVALREPIIRVLFEHGKFDATATTATGAALLCYALGLHAYAVTKIQVPVFYALGETRVPVVSSAISVAAKIAANFALIALLPHLGLDPFLALALTTSLAAWLNLGLLGWGSRKRLGSLAGLGVVPTTLKMALVSVVLGFAAAGVHAGLVSAWPASGLVPEIVRLAVASFVGVAIAVGGALALRVDEARALLARIRRRT